The DNA sequence GGCTACGGATGCTTTGCTGCGCCAGTACCGCCGCCGGGCCACCGATGCTGCCGAGATAGAAACCGCCGTGCTTATGGCAGGCGTCGGTCACCTGCTGGCTGCGGTTGCCTTTGGCTAACATGATTTTACTCGCCCCGTGCGCCTGCAGCAGGTCAACGTAGGAGTCCATACGACCCGCGGTAGTTGGGCCGAGAGAACCGGAAGCGTAGCCGTCAGGCGTTTTTGCCGGACCCGCGTAGTAGATCGGGTGATCTTTGACGTACTGCGGCAATTCTTCACCGCTATCAATTAGCTCTTTCAGCTTCGCGTGGGCGATATCGCGCGCCACGATAATTGTGCCGCTCAGCGACAGGCGGGTCGACACCGGGTACTGCGACAGCAGCGCCAGAATATCGCTCATCGGCTGGTTGAGATTGACCTTGACCGCCTCGCCCTCACCGGCCTGGCGCAGATGCTCGGGAATATACTTGCCCGGGTTGCTCTCCAGTTTCTCCAGCCAGATCCCTTCGCGGTTGATCTTCGCTTTGATATTACGATCCGCCGAGCAGGAGACGCCCATGCCCACCGGGCACGATGCGCCGTGGCGCGGCAGACGAACAACGCGGATATCATGAGCGAAGTATTTGCCGCCGAACTGCGCGCCGAGGCCGAGATTTTGCGCCTCCAGCAGCAGCTCCTGTTCGAGCTGAATATCGCGGAAGGCCTGACCGTGCTCGTTACCTTCGGTCGGCAGACCGTCGTAGTACTTGGTTGAGGCCAGCTTAACGGTTTTCAGGGTTGATTCCGCCGAAGTGCCGCCAATGACGAAAGCAATATGGTACGGCGGGCAGGCGGCGGTACCCAGGGTGCGCATCTTCTCGACGAGATAGTTTTTCAGCTTCGCCGGAGTAATTAGCGCTTTGGTTTCCTGGTACAGATAGGTTTTATTCGCCGAGCCGCCGCCCTTGGCGATGCAGAGGAATTTGTACTCCTCGCCGTCGGTGGCGTAGAGGTCAATTTGCGCTGGCAGGTTAGTGCCGGTATTGACCTCTTTATACATATCCAGCGGCGCGTTTTGCGAATAGCGCAGGTTATCCTGGATATAAGTGTTATAAACGCCCTGCGCCAGCGCGGCCTCATCGCCGCCGCCGGTCCACACGCGCTGGCCTTTTTTACCGGTGATAATCGCGGTACCGGTATCCTGACAGGTCGGCAGCACGCCTTTGGCGGCGATGTCGGAGTTACGCAGGAACTGCAGCGCGACGTATTTGTCGTTTTCGCTGGCTTCCGGATCGTTGAGGATATCGGCGACCTGCTGCTGGTGCGCCGGGCGAAGCATAAAGGAGGCGTCGTGGAAAGCGTGTTGTGCCAGTAAAGTTAGCGCCTGAGGTTCAACTTTCAGAACTTCCTGGCCGGCGAATTCGGCGACGGAGACGTAATCACTGCTGAGGAGGTAATACTCGGTATCATCCTTTTTTAGTGGAAAAGGATCCTGATATACAAACGGTTTATTCGACATTGTGCTCTCACTTACTGCTTAGCTGATTATATTTCAGGCAGACACTCCATTTGCCCGTGGAAAAGCGAGTCGATCGATTTTACACAATTTTTTAACAAAAACTGAGACAAGGACGACTTTTTCTTCGCGCCGGTTGCTTATCGGTCGATTGCTGGTTTAATAGTGCCATTACTATCAAGTGGAAACAGGGATTGAGAATGCAAAAGCTCATTAACTCAGTGCAGAACTACGCCTGGGGAAGTCATACTGCTTTAACCGAACTTTATGGGATTGCCAACCCGAACAACCTGCCGATGGCGGAGCTGTGGATGGGCGCCCATCCGAAGAGCAGCTCGCAGATTCTGGATAATGACGGAGCGCCGCGTTCTCTGCGCGACGCTATTGACAGCGATAAAACCAACCTGCTTGGCGCGAAAGTTGCCGAGCGTTTCGGTGAACTGCCGTTCCTGTTCAAAGTGCTGTGCGCCGCGCAGCCGCTGTCTATCCAGGTTCACCCGAACAAGCAGGCTTCAGAAATCGGTTTTGCCAAAGAGAATGCTGCCGGGATCCCGCTTGATGCCGCTGAACGTAACTATAAAGATCCGAACCACAAGCCGGAGCTGGTGTTCGCGCTAACGCCGTTCCTCGCGATGAACGCCTTCCGCGAGTTCACCGATATCGTCAACCTGCTGCGGCCGGTCGCCGATGCCCATCCGGCGATTGCGCAATTTCTCGCACAGCCGAACGGCGCGCATCTGAGCCAGCTGTTTGCCAGCCTGCTGAATATGAAGGGCGATGAAAAAGCGCATGCCTTAAGCGTTCTGCAGTCGGCGCTGAACAGCGAGCAGGGCGAACCGTGGCAGACAATCCGCCTGATAGCCGAGTTCTATCCGGACGATAGCGGACTCTTTTCTCCGCTGCTGCTTAATGTGGTAAAACTGAATCCGGGCGAAGCGATGTTCCTGTTTGCCGAAACCCCGCACGCTTATCTGCAAGGGGTGGCGCTGGAAGTCATGGCCAACTCGGACAACGTTCTTCGCGCGGGCCTGACGCCGAAGTACATTGATATTCCTGAGCTGGTGGCGAACGTCAAATTTGAACCAAAACCCGCGGGTGAACTGCTGACCCAGCCGGTGATTAACGGCGCCGAGCTGGACTTCCCGATCCCGGTTGATGATTTTGCCTTCTCCCTGCACGATCTGTCAGCGCAGGCATCAACTATCGCCCAGGATAGCGCGGCGATTCTGTTCTGCGTCGAGGGCGAAGCGGTGATTAACAAAGGTGCGCAGAGTCTGACACTGCAGCCCGGAGAATCAGCGTTTATCGGCTGTAATGAATCTCCGGTACAGGTAAGCGGTAAAGGTCGTATCGCGCGCGTTTTTAATAAGGCCCAGTAACTTACTGAACTTTTTAGCGACAGTTGCTAGACTTTCACCCATCATGACAACACAACCAGGCGGCCCAATCCGCCTGGTTTCATTTATGGACAAATGCTATGAAAAAATCGCTGGTCGCAGCAGGAGTTATCATCGCGCTGGGCGTCGTCTGGACAGGCGGCGCCTGGTACACAGGGAAGCAGCTGGAAAGCCGCATTGCCGATATGGTGCAGCAGGCGAATGCTCAGCTGCAAAGCAGCGCGCCGCAGGCTGGCGTGGAGCTGACGTATCAGGACTATCAGCGTGGTCTGTTTAGCAGCCATTTGCAGCTGGTGGTGAAACCCATCGCCGGTAAAGCGCCCCGCTGGCTTGCCGCCGGACAATCTTTGGTCTTTGATGAAGTTGTCGATCACGGCCCTTTCCCGCTGGCGTCGCTGAAATCCTTTAACCTCGCCCCCGCCATGGCGTCCGTCAAAACCATCCTGGTCAATAATGATGCCAGTAAGGCGCTATTCGAAATAGCGAAAGGCGAAGCGCCATTTACTATTGATACCCGTATCGCTTATAGCGGCGATAATCAGTCCGCTATTGTGCTCAATCCGCTTGATTACGCTAAAGGCGATGAGAAAGTAACCTTCAGCGGCGGTCAGTTTCAGCTCAACGCCGATCGCGAGGGGAAAACCCTGAGCCTGACCGGCGAAGCGGGTAGCGGGCAGGTTAACGCGGTCAACCAGTATAATCAGAAAGTTCAGCTCACCTTTGATAACCTGAAAACCGATGGTTCAACCGAAATGGCCAGCTTCAACGAGCGAATCGGCAAACAGGCTATCTCGCTGGAGAAAATGTCGATTGGCGTTGAAGGTAAAGAGCTGGCGCTGTTTGAAGGAATGAAAATCGATGGTAATTCTGCGCTGACCGCCGACGGTAAAGGCATTAATAGCCAGCTGGACTACACCGTCAACAGCGTGAAACTGCAAAATCAGGATATCGGCAGCGGCCGACTAACGCTGAAGCTGGATAATATTGATGGCGAAGCCTTCCATCAGTTCAGTCAAAAATACAATGCCGAAGCGCAGGCGCTGATGGCCGATCCGCAGCTGGCGCAAAACCCCGAGCTCTATCAGCAGGCGCTGACGCAAACCTTCTTCAGCTCGCTGCCAGTGATGCTGAAAGGCAGCCCGTCCCTGACCATCTCGCCGCTGAGCTGGCGCAATGCGAAAGGCGAAACCACCTTTAATCTGTCGATTCTGCTGAAAGATCCG is a window from the Klebsiella oxytoca genome containing:
- the manA gene encoding mannose-6-phosphate isomerase codes for the protein MQKLINSVQNYAWGSHTALTELYGIANPNNLPMAELWMGAHPKSSSQILDNDGAPRSLRDAIDSDKTNLLGAKVAERFGELPFLFKVLCAAQPLSIQVHPNKQASEIGFAKENAAGIPLDAAERNYKDPNHKPELVFALTPFLAMNAFREFTDIVNLLRPVADAHPAIAQFLAQPNGAHLSQLFASLLNMKGDEKAHALSVLQSALNSEQGEPWQTIRLIAEFYPDDSGLFSPLLLNVVKLNPGEAMFLFAETPHAYLQGVALEVMANSDNVLRAGLTPKYIDIPELVANVKFEPKPAGELLTQPVINGAELDFPIPVDDFAFSLHDLSAQASTIAQDSAAILFCVEGEAVINKGAQSLTLQPGESAFIGCNESPVQVSGKGRIARVFNKAQ
- the fumA gene encoding class I fumarate hydratase FumA codes for the protein MSNKPFVYQDPFPLKKDDTEYYLLSSDYVSVAEFAGQEVLKVEPQALTLLAQHAFHDASFMLRPAHQQQVADILNDPEASENDKYVALQFLRNSDIAAKGVLPTCQDTGTAIITGKKGQRVWTGGGDEAALAQGVYNTYIQDNLRYSQNAPLDMYKEVNTGTNLPAQIDLYATDGEEYKFLCIAKGGGSANKTYLYQETKALITPAKLKNYLVEKMRTLGTAACPPYHIAFVIGGTSAESTLKTVKLASTKYYDGLPTEGNEHGQAFRDIQLEQELLLEAQNLGLGAQFGGKYFAHDIRVVRLPRHGASCPVGMGVSCSADRNIKAKINREGIWLEKLESNPGKYIPEHLRQAGEGEAVKVNLNQPMSDILALLSQYPVSTRLSLSGTIIVARDIAHAKLKELIDSGEELPQYVKDHPIYYAGPAKTPDGYASGSLGPTTAGRMDSYVDLLQAHGASKIMLAKGNRSQQVTDACHKHGGFYLGSIGGPAAVLAQQSIRSLECVAYPELGMEAIWKIEVEDFPAFILVDDKGNDFFQQIQSSQCARCVK
- a CDS encoding YdgA family protein, with product MKKSLVAAGVIIALGVVWTGGAWYTGKQLESRIADMVQQANAQLQSSAPQAGVELTYQDYQRGLFSSHLQLVVKPIAGKAPRWLAAGQSLVFDEVVDHGPFPLASLKSFNLAPAMASVKTILVNNDASKALFEIAKGEAPFTIDTRIAYSGDNQSAIVLNPLDYAKGDEKVTFSGGQFQLNADREGKTLSLTGEAGSGQVNAVNQYNQKVQLTFDNLKTDGSTEMASFNERIGKQAISLEKMSIGVEGKELALFEGMKIDGNSALTADGKGINSQLDYTVNSVKLQNQDIGSGRLTLKLDNIDGEAFHQFSQKYNAEAQALMADPQLAQNPELYQQALTQTFFSSLPVMLKGSPSLTISPLSWRNAKGETTFNLSILLKDPSLTTTPPQTLADEVDRSVKSLDGKLVIPVDMATAFMTQIAALEGYQPEDAAKLADQQVKGLAAMGQMFRITTMEENAITSSLQYADGQVTLNGQKMPLDEFAGMFGLALPDVAEPAAPQETLPQETTPQEVVPPAAPQQ